Part of the Flavobacterium sp. KS-LB2 genome is shown below.
CCCGTTTTTATTCGTAAAAATATAAAACCTTTTTTGACTACACTTTGTAATAAAGGGAATGTCAATCTTGAAGACCAAAAAGGGAATATGCATTTTGCAATACATCCAGGCGGACCAAAAATCATTGATTATGTTATAGATGCCATTGGTTTGGCAAAAGAACAAGCCAATTGGTCTTATGAAATTTTGCGCCGTCAGGGGAACATGTCTTCTGCCACGATTCCACATATTTTTAATGAAATTATAAACGACTCAAACATTGAATCAGGAAAGAAAATTGTAGCAATGGCATTTGGTCCAGGACTTACTGCTACTGGTTTGTTATTGGAAAAACTATAATTTTAAAGATAAATATTAAACCTAATTTGTTTTGATTAGTTTTTACGTGTAACTCATAGCTTTCTTTCTTGGTAGTAGTTTACCATTAAATTTACAAATTTACTATAGCCTTCTAAGCCATCTTTTTGCTGATTTATTTTTAGAAATCTATCGTAAAAAGCATGAAAACCCTTGTCAATAATAGTATCGTACTGCTTCCAAAAATGCTCACTTTCTTTGTAGTTTTTTAAAATTCCGGGATGTATAGTCTTCATTAATTGTTTGAAAATCTTCTCGTCACGTGCTTGCCAATTGCCTAAGCAATACCGCAAGGCCATACTGTAACCCGAATATTGAATGTATACATTATCATTTTTTATGGATGCTAAGAATCCAATAAAGTTGCATTCACTTTCACTGGCAAAACCCATTTGATGTGCCATTTCATGATTAGTAGTCATGGGGAAACTGTACATTGGCCCCAGATAATTAACTTGTGCTTCATTCGTAAACGGATTCAAATAGCCACCAAAACCCATATAGGTCAATGGCAAACTGATGATTGATTTTTTGGTGCTTAAATGGGTATACGTGAAATACGGATGTTCTTCGGCTAGTTTTTTGTATCCATTCAAATTCATCTTGAAAACTTGATTTTGAGAATACGGGAATACTACTTTTAAGCTGTCGTTTTTTGTAATCTGTTTTTGGATGGCGTTTGTTTTAGCGATTAACTTTTTGGTGAAAACCAATAAATCAGCATCTGAATACTCTTTTTTAATCTCCATTTTTTCAAAAAGTGGTTGGCGGTAATAATTCAACGCCCACAGTGAATGAAATAAGAAATAGAACACTGAAACAAAACTTAGTATAGATATTATATTGTTTTTCCATTTTAATTTCCAAGATTTTCGTTGGTTCCAAAACCATTTCAGAATAAAACTAATGGCAACAATATAAATTAAATCCCCCAAAGAAAACGGAATGCTGCCCAATGCTGATCTTGAAAATTTTGAAAGTATTGGATAAAAACCAGTACTGTAAAACTGTTCCACTTGTAGCGGAAAATAGGGTAGTACCTGCAAAATTAATATTTGGACAAAAAGAAAGAAAGAAAGGAAATATTTTGTTCGCACAGCATGAATTTTAGTAGTGTAAATATAATTACAATATCAATTAGTATCGATAAAGAATTTAAACTTTGTAACTTTGGGCTTTGTAAATGTTAAACCTCAAACAAAAATAAATGAGTCAAGAAATAAGAAATCTGGAACCAA
Proteins encoded:
- a CDS encoding DUF3810 domain-containing protein, encoding MQVLPYFPLQVEQFYSTGFYPILSKFSRSALGSIPFSLGDLIYIVAISFILKWFWNQRKSWKLKWKNNIISILSFVSVFYFLFHSLWALNYYRQPLFEKMEIKKEYSDADLLVFTKKLIAKTNAIQKQITKNDSLKVVFPYSQNQVFKMNLNGYKKLAEEHPYFTYTHLSTKKSIISLPLTYMGFGGYLNPFTNEAQVNYLGPMYSFPMTTNHEMAHQMGFASESECNFIGFLASIKNDNVYIQYSGYSMALRYCLGNWQARDEKIFKQLMKTIHPGILKNYKESEHFWKQYDTIIDKGFHAFYDRFLKINQQKDGLEGYSKFVNLMVNYYQERKL